One genomic segment of Musa acuminata AAA Group cultivar baxijiao chromosome BXJ3-3, Cavendish_Baxijiao_AAA, whole genome shotgun sequence includes these proteins:
- the LOC135632928 gene encoding uncharacterized protein LOC135632928, translating to MTTSRRLADRKIQKFQKNITKRGSVPETTVKKGNDYPVGPVVLGFFIFVVIGSSLFQIIRTATSGGMA from the exons ATG ACTACTTCAAGGCGCCTTGCTGACAGAAAAATACAGAAATTCCAGAAGAATATTACAAAGAGGGGGTCAGTACCTGAGACAACAGTAAAGAAGGGAAATGACTATCCTGTTGGTCCTGTTGTGCTTGGGTTCTTCATCTTTGTGGTCATCGGATCAT CTTTGTTTCAGATAATTAGGACGGCAACTAGTGGCGGGATGGCATGA
- the LOC135632927 gene encoding F-box protein SNE-like, translating into MYKRTLGFLSCFSSATTEGTMPPQEEAEEGEEEEEGRKGRRRTAFSINDNVDLLAEILGRLDGRSLAVAGCVCRLWSAVGRRDSVWEDVCHRHAAGGSGATRSVVAALGGYRRLYRLCIGPALDRLAGSDGAHLSLSLSLSLSLFSIDCYERLGGRQQQQQQSASLLFLFKPVDVS; encoded by the coding sequence ATGTATAAGAGGACTCTGGGTTTCCTCTCTTGTTTCTCTTCTGCTACTACTGAAGGAACTATGCCACCCCAAGAAGAGGCagaggaaggggaggaggaggaggaggggagaaaGGGGAGGCGACGGACGGCCTTCTCTATCAACGACAACGTGGACCTGCTGGCGGAGATACTGGGGCGGCTCGACGGGCGGTCGCTGGCGGTGGCAGGGTGCGTGTGCCGCCTCTGGAGCGCCGTCGGCCGCCGGGACAGCGTGTGGGAGGACGTTTGCCACCGTCACGCGGCCGGCGGAAGCGGGGCCACCCGGTCCGTGGTGGCCGCGCTCGGCGGGTACCGCCGGCTCTACCGGCTCTGCATCGGGCCGGCACTGGACCGGCTCGCCGGCTCCGACGGGGCCCACCTCTCCCTCTCGCTGTCGCTCTCCCTCTCGCTCTTCTCCATCGACTGCTACGAGCGGCTGGGcgggaggcagcagcagcagcagcagtcggCCTCGCTGCTCTTCCTCTTCAAGCCCGTCGACGTGTCCTGA